From a region of the Candidatus Sulfotelmatobacter sp. genome:
- the hutI gene encoding imidazolonepropionase, protein MTSYDTLWVNARLATMTPGADPYGTIDDGALAAREGAIVWIGPRAELPAASAARGARVIDAGGRWITPGLIDPHTHVVFGGDRIDDFARRVAGQRYADAAQGGSGIAYTVARTRASDEATLFAAAAERVRAMIASGTTTLESKSGYGLDVETELRLLRVGRRLGGELGISVRTTYLGAHVVPPDYAARRAEYVALVCETMIPRVARERLADAVDVFCEGIAFDAAESARVLEAARAHGLAVKVHADQLEDTGGALLAAAHGALSADHLEHTEEGGVAALAAAGTVAVLLPGAFHYLRETVAPPLAALRAHGVPIALATDCNPGTSPVGTLPTAMNLACVLWGLAPHEALAGVTRNAARALGLRDRGELRVGARCDLALWEVAQPAELCYWLGTHRCAGVVVAGREHAVERVLERR, encoded by the coding sequence GTGACCTCGTACGACACGCTGTGGGTGAACGCCCGGCTCGCGACGATGACGCCCGGCGCCGATCCCTACGGCACGATCGACGACGGTGCGCTCGCGGCACGCGAGGGTGCGATCGTGTGGATCGGACCGCGCGCGGAGCTTCCCGCCGCGTCCGCCGCGCGCGGCGCGCGCGTGATCGATGCCGGCGGCCGCTGGATCACGCCCGGCCTGATCGATCCGCACACGCACGTCGTGTTCGGCGGCGACCGGATCGACGATTTCGCGCGGCGCGTCGCCGGCCAGCGCTACGCCGACGCGGCGCAGGGCGGCAGCGGCATCGCGTACACGGTCGCCCGCACGCGCGCGAGCGACGAAGCGACGCTCTTCGCCGCCGCCGCGGAGCGCGTGCGCGCGATGATCGCGAGCGGGACGACGACCCTCGAGAGCAAGTCCGGCTACGGGCTCGACGTCGAGACCGAGCTGCGCCTGCTGCGCGTCGGCCGCCGGCTGGGCGGCGAGCTGGGCATCAGCGTGCGCACGACGTATCTGGGCGCGCACGTCGTGCCGCCCGACTACGCGGCGCGCCGCGCCGAGTACGTCGCGCTGGTGTGCGAGACGATGATCCCGCGCGTCGCGCGTGAGCGGTTGGCCGACGCGGTCGACGTTTTCTGCGAGGGGATCGCGTTCGACGCGGCCGAGAGCGCGCGCGTGCTCGAGGCCGCGCGCGCGCACGGGTTGGCGGTGAAGGTCCACGCCGATCAGCTCGAGGACACCGGCGGCGCGCTGCTCGCCGCCGCGCACGGCGCGCTCTCGGCCGACCACCTCGAGCACACCGAGGAAGGCGGCGTCGCCGCGCTGGCGGCGGCGGGGACGGTCGCCGTGCTGCTGCCGGGCGCGTTCCACTACTTGCGCGAAACCGTCGCGCCGCCACTGGCGGCGCTGCGTGCGCACGGCGTTCCGATCGCGCTGGCGACGGACTGCAACCCCGGGACCTCGCCGGTCGGCACGCTGCCGACGGCGATGAACTTGGCCTGCGTGCTGTGGGGGCTGGCGCCGCACGAGGCGCTGGCCGGCGTCACGCGCAACGCGGCGCGCGCGCTGGGCCTGCGCGATCGCGGCGAGTTGCGGGTCGGCGCGCGCTGCGATCTGGCGCTCTGGGAGGTCGCGCAGCCGGCCGAGCTATGCTATTGGCTGGGAACGCACCGCTGCGCGGGCGTCGTCGTGGCCGGCCGGGAGCACGCGGTCGAGCGCGTTCTCGAACGCCGCTAA
- a CDS encoding PQQ-binding-like beta-propeller repeat protein, with translation MRLQTCASLAGLVVVVLAAGTVLPARGAATSAFTPAQATRGEFIFVKTCATCHGAQLEGAAGPPLQGASFGTSLTTGHLTTATLYAFIRGSMPMNAPGSLTPQQYLDVLAFILSKNGYPSGDRPLGESSLAQVALLPFPRNAANPAPALTAAPRSSAHVPAGARVTLDDAALRAAPRDANDWPLPGRTYDNERYSPLAQITTANVGRLTPAAIVHTGMFASFETTPLVADGVMYITTPVVGHRMKIMAVNAATGATLWSTSYAIGYFKGCCGANNRGPALAYGNLYVTTMDAKLVAFDARTGAERWETRVADPHAGYSESMAPQIDDGEVIVGSAGGEWALRGFIAAYDAHTGKQRWRWYTTDPKSFAGDSWKHGGGTVWTTPALDPRTGLVIFGVGNPNPDIFGSVRAGDNRYTDSIVALDARTGRLRWYYQEVKHDVWDYDAASNVVLFDVRNHGRTIHAAGEAGKVGWFFIVDRATGKLIRKSAPYVRMNANMFGLHHVLPGANGGSEWSPPAYSPRTHDVYVLGINQLMDFKPSTVTHAPGFMNVGSVFTSTYKPTVQTGTFSAIDTQTGKIAWQHPTAKPLIGGALATAGDLVFVGEGTGTLDAFDARTGRELWHHTFPCGVDAPPISYAVDGVQYVAVAAGGNFQLNYARGDEVAIFRLPRR, from the coding sequence GTGCGTCTGCAGACCTGCGCTTCGCTGGCTGGGCTCGTGGTGGTCGTCCTCGCGGCAGGCACCGTGCTGCCCGCGCGCGGCGCGGCCACGTCGGCGTTCACGCCCGCGCAGGCCACGCGCGGCGAGTTCATCTTCGTGAAGACCTGCGCGACCTGTCATGGCGCGCAGCTCGAGGGCGCGGCGGGGCCGCCGCTACAAGGCGCGAGCTTCGGCACCTCGCTGACGACGGGCCACCTGACGACCGCGACGCTGTACGCCTTCATCCGCGGCAGCATGCCGATGAACGCGCCGGGGAGCCTGACCCCGCAGCAGTATCTCGACGTGCTGGCGTTCATCCTGAGCAAGAACGGGTATCCGTCCGGCGACCGCCCGCTCGGCGAGAGTTCGCTCGCGCAGGTCGCGCTGCTGCCGTTTCCACGCAACGCCGCCAACCCGGCGCCGGCGCTGACGGCGGCGCCGCGGTCGTCCGCGCACGTACCGGCCGGCGCGCGGGTCACGCTCGACGACGCGGCGCTGCGCGCCGCGCCGCGCGACGCGAACGACTGGCCGTTGCCGGGACGCACGTACGACAACGAGCGCTACTCGCCGCTGGCGCAGATCACGACCGCGAACGTCGGCCGGCTGACGCCGGCCGCGATCGTCCACACCGGGATGTTCGCCAGCTTCGAGACGACGCCGCTGGTCGCCGACGGCGTCATGTACATCACCACGCCGGTCGTCGGCCACCGCATGAAGATCATGGCCGTGAACGCCGCCACCGGTGCGACGCTGTGGAGCACGTCGTACGCGATCGGCTACTTCAAGGGCTGCTGCGGGGCCAACAACCGCGGTCCGGCGCTGGCCTACGGTAACCTCTACGTGACGACCATGGACGCCAAGCTGGTCGCGTTCGACGCGCGCACTGGCGCGGAGCGCTGGGAGACCCGCGTCGCGGACCCGCACGCCGGCTACTCCGAGAGCATGGCGCCGCAGATCGACGACGGCGAAGTCATCGTCGGCAGCGCGGGCGGCGAGTGGGCGCTGCGCGGCTTCATCGCCGCCTACGACGCGCACACCGGCAAGCAGCGCTGGCGCTGGTACACGACCGATCCCAAGAGCTTCGCCGGCGACTCCTGGAAGCACGGTGGCGGCACGGTGTGGACGACGCCCGCGCTCGATCCGCGCACGGGGCTCGTGATCTTCGGCGTCGGCAACCCCAACCCGGACATCTTCGGATCGGTGCGGGCCGGCGACAACCGCTACACCGACAGCATCGTCGCCCTGGACGCGCGCACCGGCCGCCTGCGCTGGTACTATCAGGAGGTCAAGCACGACGTCTGGGACTACGACGCCGCCAGCAACGTCGTGCTCTTCGACGTGCGCAACCACGGGCGTACGATCCATGCCGCGGGCGAGGCCGGCAAGGTCGGGTGGTTCTTCATCGTCGACCGCGCGACGGGAAAGCTGATTCGCAAGTCGGCCCCGTACGTGCGAATGAACGCCAACATGTTCGGACTGCACCACGTGCTGCCGGGCGCCAACGGCGGCTCGGAGTGGTCGCCGCCCGCGTACTCGCCGCGCACCCACGACGTCTACGTGCTCGGCATCAATCAGCTGATGGACTTCAAACCGTCGACCGTCACGCACGCGCCGGGCTTCATGAACGTCGGCAGCGTCTTCACGAGCACCTACAAGCCGACCGTCCAAACCGGAACCTTCAGCGCGATCGACACGCAGACCGGCAAGATCGCCTGGCAGCACCCGACGGCGAAGCCGCTGATCGGCGGCGCGCTGGCGACGGCCGGCGACCTGGTCTTCGTCGGCGAGGGCACGGGGACGCTGGACGCCTTCGACGCGCGCACCGGGCGCGAGCTCTGGCACCACACGTTTCCGTGCGGGGTCGATGCGCCGCCGATCTCGTACGCGGTCGACGGCGTGCAGTACGTCGCCGTCGCGGCCGGCGGCAACTTCCAGTTGAACTACGCGCGCGGCGACGAGGTCGCGATCTTCCGGCTGCCGCGGCGCTAG
- a CDS encoding formimidoylglutamate deiminase — translation MSYEVTMRLFAREAFLPGGWAPDVAFELAADGTILTVEPGTEPGGAEVIDGPVMPGMPNLHSHAFQRAMAGTAERRGVGGDDFWGWRQTMYALANRLDPDALRALAADVYRAMVAAGYTAVAEFHYLHRDANGAWYADRAIMARALVEAAREAGIAICLLPALYAHADIGGAPLREEQRRFAIDVDDVLEIARTLRADYARDPDVVVGACAHSLRAVTPEQLRALLAGSPSDVPVHVHAAEQLREVEAVRAALGAAPVAWLLDNFAVDARWCLVHATHLEDAERDALARSGAVAGLCPTTEANLGDGLFPLHPYLAARGAIGVGSDSNVSLAPAEELRWLEYGQRLTQRRRIVAALDPGASAGETLYARAAAGGAQACGFAAGALAPGNRADLIVLDDTIPPLAGAPPSELVDRYVFASDRAQPLRVMIRGRWRT, via the coding sequence GTGTCGTACGAGGTCACCATGCGGCTCTTCGCGCGTGAAGCGTTCCTCCCCGGGGGCTGGGCCCCCGACGTCGCGTTCGAGCTGGCCGCCGACGGGACGATCCTGACGGTCGAGCCGGGCACCGAGCCGGGCGGCGCGGAGGTGATCGACGGGCCGGTCATGCCGGGGATGCCGAACCTGCACTCGCACGCGTTCCAGCGCGCGATGGCCGGGACGGCCGAGCGGCGCGGTGTCGGCGGCGACGACTTCTGGGGCTGGCGCCAGACGATGTACGCGCTGGCGAACCGGCTCGATCCCGACGCGCTGCGCGCGCTGGCGGCCGACGTCTACCGCGCGATGGTGGCCGCCGGCTACACCGCCGTCGCCGAGTTCCACTATCTCCATCGCGATGCGAACGGAGCCTGGTACGCCGATCGCGCGATCATGGCGCGCGCGCTGGTCGAGGCCGCACGCGAGGCGGGGATCGCGATCTGCCTGCTGCCAGCGCTCTACGCGCACGCCGACATCGGCGGCGCACCGTTGCGCGAGGAGCAGCGCCGCTTCGCGATCGATGTCGACGACGTGCTCGAGATCGCGCGCACGCTGCGCGCCGACTACGCGCGCGATCCCGACGTCGTCGTCGGCGCCTGTGCGCACTCGCTGCGCGCGGTCACGCCCGAGCAGCTGCGCGCGCTGCTGGCCGGCTCGCCGTCCGACGTGCCGGTCCACGTGCACGCGGCGGAGCAGTTGCGCGAGGTCGAGGCGGTGCGCGCCGCGTTGGGCGCCGCGCCGGTCGCCTGGCTGCTCGACAACTTCGCGGTCGACGCGCGCTGGTGTCTGGTCCACGCGACGCACCTCGAAGACGCCGAGCGCGACGCGCTGGCGCGCAGCGGCGCCGTCGCCGGCCTGTGCCCGACGACCGAAGCGAACCTGGGCGACGGGCTGTTCCCGCTGCACCCGTACCTCGCCGCGCGCGGCGCGATCGGGGTCGGTTCCGACAGCAACGTCTCGCTGGCGCCGGCCGAGGAGCTGCGCTGGCTCGAGTACGGCCAGCGGCTCACCCAACGCCGGCGCATCGTCGCCGCGCTCGATCCCGGCGCCTCGGCCGGCGAGACGCTCTACGCGCGCGCCGCCGCGGGCGGTGCCCAGGCGTGCGGCTTCGCCGCCGGCGCGCTGGCACCGGGTAACCGCGCCGACCTGATCGTGCTCGACGACACGATCCCGCCGCTGGCGGGCGCGCCGCCCAGCGAGCTCGTCGACCGCTACGTCTTCGCCAGCGACCGCGCGCAGCCGCTGCGCGTCATGATCCGCGGCCGCTGGCGCACGTAG
- a CDS encoding FUSC family protein: protein MSLRDRLLASDPPLERLRLMLRATLAMLATGGIVLLAMRFGVVAGPAALIGVLVALWTTLMANDPAPRDRRVTAALLPLAAASGVAFAAALAAVSPILGALGLLAITFPCEWARRYGPRGFGLGMMALLTAFFTLWVNVPLAQVPGALLAIAIGSACAWLAHFVVVTDSPLLVLRSARIALRARMRVFAGVVRAVAEAEPHAPWHALRGEAVALDAAALAVDRVFAEKMLGLDEQTRQAARLAVLDAELAADRLAELAVASDRGVRLAAAPALDAFAHGDAAAAKTAAAPLAGHNALAGAVVSLVEADARAASVLDGAARARPAGDKDAPIPPGPRPPEIGGMAPTTRIAWQVTVAACAAMAIGAALPPHLPYWAVLTAYVVANQVASSGETRRRSIARVVGTMAGVAIGTALVSLLQGRHAVELLLILFCAMAALYAFRWRYWLFTFFLTALIAMAYDLVGRPADQLLLARLTETLIGGVCGGLAATFVVPLRTRAVVAATARGFADKLRASVHASTDALRGRDARPLDAARALDAQLQELLARVRPLAEGPRSDVPAPAKEQTLTTLADCAYRARLLAREALGAHASVPNEPIAAGEREVDAAVDAFADVLAQVPGASGAVFVPSTVPPDGAGDALAPLRRIAEDVALLAVAAREVLTPPA, encoded by the coding sequence ATGTCGTTGCGTGACCGCCTGCTGGCTTCCGATCCGCCGCTCGAGCGCTTGCGGCTGATGCTGCGCGCGACGCTCGCGATGCTTGCGACCGGCGGGATCGTGCTGCTCGCGATGCGGTTCGGCGTGGTGGCCGGACCGGCCGCGCTGATCGGCGTCCTGGTGGCCTTGTGGACGACGCTGATGGCGAACGATCCGGCGCCGCGCGATCGCCGGGTCACGGCCGCGCTGCTGCCGCTCGCGGCCGCCTCGGGCGTCGCCTTCGCGGCGGCGCTGGCGGCGGTGAGCCCGATCCTGGGCGCACTGGGGCTGCTGGCGATCACCTTTCCGTGCGAGTGGGCGCGGCGGTACGGACCGCGCGGCTTCGGCCTGGGGATGATGGCGCTGTTGACGGCGTTCTTCACGCTGTGGGTGAACGTGCCGTTGGCGCAGGTTCCCGGCGCGCTGCTGGCGATCGCGATCGGCTCGGCGTGCGCGTGGCTCGCGCACTTCGTCGTCGTGACCGACTCGCCGCTGCTGGTGCTGCGCTCGGCGCGGATCGCGCTGCGCGCGCGGATGCGCGTCTTCGCCGGCGTCGTCCGCGCGGTCGCCGAAGCGGAGCCGCACGCGCCGTGGCACGCGCTGCGCGGCGAGGCGGTCGCGCTCGACGCCGCCGCGCTCGCCGTCGATCGCGTCTTCGCGGAAAAGATGCTGGGGCTCGACGAGCAGACCCGGCAGGCCGCCCGGCTGGCGGTGCTCGACGCGGAGCTGGCCGCCGATCGACTCGCCGAGCTGGCCGTCGCGAGCGACCGCGGCGTGCGCCTTGCCGCCGCCCCCGCGCTCGACGCGTTCGCGCACGGTGACGCGGCAGCCGCGAAAACCGCCGCGGCGCCGCTGGCCGGACACAACGCGCTGGCCGGCGCGGTCGTGAGTCTCGTCGAGGCCGACGCGCGCGCGGCGAGCGTCCTCGACGGCGCCGCGCGAGCGCGTCCGGCGGGGGACAAGGACGCGCCGATTCCGCCCGGACCGCGGCCGCCGGAGATCGGCGGCATGGCGCCGACGACGCGCATCGCCTGGCAGGTCACCGTCGCCGCCTGCGCGGCGATGGCGATCGGCGCCGCGCTGCCGCCGCACCTGCCGTACTGGGCCGTCTTGACCGCGTACGTGGTCGCGAACCAAGTCGCTTCGTCGGGCGAGACCCGGCGGCGATCGATCGCGCGGGTGGTCGGGACGATGGCCGGCGTCGCGATCGGGACGGCGCTGGTCTCGCTGCTGCAGGGACGGCACGCGGTGGAGCTGCTGCTGATTTTGTTCTGCGCGATGGCGGCGCTGTACGCGTTCCGCTGGCGCTACTGGCTGTTCACGTTCTTCCTGACGGCGCTGATCGCGATGGCGTACGATCTGGTCGGTCGGCCGGCCGACCAGCTGTTGCTGGCGCGATTGACCGAGACGCTGATCGGCGGCGTGTGCGGCGGCTTGGCCGCGACCTTCGTGGTGCCGCTGCGCACGCGGGCCGTGGTTGCCGCGACGGCACGCGGGTTCGCCGACAAGCTGCGCGCGAGCGTGCATGCCAGCACCGACGCGCTGCGAGGACGTGACGCCCGACCGCTCGACGCGGCCCGCGCCCTCGACGCGCAGCTGCAAGAGCTGCTGGCTCGCGTGCGTCCGCTCGCCGAGGGCCCGCGCAGCGACGTCCCCGCGCCGGCGAAGGAGCAGACCCTGACGACGCTGGCCGATTGCGCGTATCGCGCTCGCCTGCTGGCCCGCGAAGCGCTGGGCGCGCACGCCAGCGTGCCGAACGAGCCGATCGCGGCGGGCGAGCGCGAGGTCGACGCCGCGGTCGACGCGTTCGCGGACGTGCTGGCGCAGGTTCCCGGCGCCTCCGGCGCGGTCTTCGTTCCGAGCACGGTCCCGCCCGACGGCGCGGGCGACGCCCTCGCACCCCTGCGCCGCATCGCCGAGGACGTGGCGCTGCTCGCCGTGGCGGCGCGCGAGGTGTTGACCCCGCCCGCCTGA
- a CDS encoding methyl-accepting chemotaxis protein: MKLRIAAQVAVPVAVPILALACTLGAVWVLFGQLQSLQTDSRAKRDIARSVHDTELRTWQLRYALVRYSVGAANALPMFNQASDRLDKDVDELGPQLRNEPDMALIYADLKQHVGSLSGRLHMTLGLIGRQQRLDRNSAAYKAIDRERAGYRKATDADANGIDDDIGQLTAMTDGDEADARATFDGRLRAVELGLIALGLAALLLTVGITLVLTRRIAARLARVAQALRAVVTEDFAGLSYAVRGLAEGNLCGSFTSAREPIGDVGGDEIAEVVRSYDELAEGLGQLALEVDAGLANLRSLIAGVVGASRSLALASEQTSSAANEASRAVEQIARSVDSVATGARDQAEQIARAGAAIEELARSAESIAEGAAHQAEAIGVATTGIGQLDDGIESLSSHGGELARSARDASEQSGGGSDAVAATRATMENLRGVSQGAADAMLALEGRSAQVGEIVRAIEEIADQTNLLALNAAIEAARAGEHGRGFAVVADEVRKLAERSSEATREISQILSAIRRETVAAAEAMRTSDASVASGLNVAERAGTALEGVERAISATTAVAEELARRALAMREASLQVTQSVATASAGVEQNAAAATQMKVTTRDVSAAILPVAAAAEEQSAAAHQAALATSELASGVQEVDATARSLREQAEALDALVAHFVVEEKSAPLQPPQAGDVPFLRLVS, translated from the coding sequence ATGAAGCTTCGCATCGCGGCGCAGGTGGCCGTGCCCGTGGCCGTTCCGATTCTGGCCCTGGCGTGCACGCTGGGGGCGGTCTGGGTGCTGTTCGGGCAGCTGCAGTCGCTCCAGACCGATTCGCGTGCCAAGCGCGACATCGCGCGCAGCGTCCACGACACGGAGCTGCGGACCTGGCAGCTGCGCTACGCGCTGGTGCGCTACTCGGTCGGTGCCGCCAACGCGCTGCCGATGTTCAACCAGGCTTCGGACCGGCTCGACAAGGACGTCGACGAGCTCGGGCCGCAACTGCGCAACGAGCCCGACATGGCGCTGATCTACGCCGACTTGAAGCAGCACGTCGGCTCGCTGTCCGGCCGGCTGCACATGACGCTCGGCCTGATCGGACGCCAGCAGCGGCTCGATCGCAACTCGGCGGCCTACAAGGCCATCGATCGCGAGCGTGCCGGGTACCGCAAGGCGACCGATGCGGACGCGAACGGCATCGACGACGACATCGGCCAGCTCACCGCGATGACCGACGGCGACGAAGCCGACGCGCGCGCGACCTTCGACGGCCGCTTGCGCGCGGTGGAGCTGGGGCTGATCGCGCTCGGCCTGGCCGCACTGCTGCTGACGGTCGGCATCACCCTGGTGCTGACGCGCCGCATCGCCGCGCGCTTGGCGCGCGTCGCGCAAGCGCTGCGCGCGGTCGTCACCGAGGACTTCGCGGGGCTCTCGTACGCCGTCCGCGGCCTGGCCGAGGGCAACCTGTGCGGCAGCTTCACGTCGGCGCGCGAGCCGATCGGCGACGTCGGCGGCGACGAGATCGCCGAGGTCGTGCGCAGCTACGACGAGCTGGCCGAAGGGCTGGGGCAGCTCGCGCTCGAGGTCGACGCGGGTCTGGCGAACCTGCGCTCGCTGATCGCCGGCGTCGTCGGCGCGTCGCGCAGCCTCGCGCTGGCCTCGGAGCAGACGTCCAGCGCGGCCAACGAAGCTTCGCGCGCGGTCGAGCAGATCGCGCGCTCGGTCGACAGCGTCGCCACCGGTGCGCGCGATCAGGCCGAGCAGATCGCGCGCGCGGGCGCGGCGATCGAAGAGCTGGCCCGTTCGGCCGAGTCGATCGCCGAGGGCGCGGCCCATCAGGCCGAAGCGATCGGCGTCGCCACCACCGGGATCGGGCAGCTGGACGACGGGATCGAGTCGCTCTCGAGCCACGGCGGCGAGCTGGCGCGCTCGGCGCGCGACGCCTCGGAACAGTCGGGCGGCGGCAGCGACGCGGTCGCCGCCACCCGCGCCACGATGGAGAACCTGCGCGGCGTCTCGCAGGGCGCCGCCGACGCGATGCTCGCGCTCGAAGGGCGTTCGGCGCAGGTCGGCGAGATCGTGCGCGCGATCGAGGAGATCGCGGATCAGACCAACCTGCTCGCGCTCAACGCCGCCATCGAAGCGGCGCGCGCCGGCGAGCACGGCCGCGGCTTCGCCGTCGTCGCCGACGAGGTCCGCAAGCTGGCCGAGCGTTCGTCCGAAGCGACGCGCGAGATCTCGCAGATCCTCTCCGCGATCCGGCGCGAAACCGTGGCCGCCGCGGAAGCGATGCGCACCTCGGACGCCTCGGTGGCGAGCGGTCTGAACGTCGCCGAGCGTGCCGGCACGGCCCTCGAGGGCGTCGAGCGTGCGATCTCCGCGACCACCGCGGTCGCGGAAGAGCTGGCGCGGCGGGCACTCGCGATGCGCGAGGCCTCGCTGCAGGTCACGCAGAGCGTCGCCACCGCCTCGGCGGGGGTCGAGCAGAACGCGGCCGCCGCGACGCAGATGAAAGTCACCACGCGCGACGTCAGCGCGGCGATCCTGCCGGTCGCGGCGGCGGCCGAAGAGCAGTCCGCGGCGGCACATCAAGCCGCGCTGGCGACCAGCGAGCTGGCCTCGGGCGTGCAAGAGGTCGACGCGACGGCGCGCTCGCTGCGCGAGCAAGCCGAAGCGCTCGACGCGTTGGTCGCGCACTTCGTCGTCGAGGAGAAATCGGCGCCGCTGCAGCCGCCGCAGGCCGGCGACGTCCCCTTCCTGCGGCTCGTCAGTTGA